The Corallococcus caeni genomic interval GAAGCGCGGGGTGATGCCGCGCGCGTGCGCGTAGGACACCAGCTCCGGCACCTCCGCGTCGTTGACGCCGCGCATGACCACGACGTTGAGCTTCAGCGACTGGAAGCCCGTGCCCGCCGCCGCGTCGATGCCGCGCAGCACCGCCGCGAAGTCGCCCTGCTTGGAGATGCGCCGGAACACGTCCGCGGACAGCGTGTCCAGGCTCAGGTTGAGCTGGGTGACGCCCGCGTCGCGCAGCGGCACGGCCAGGGACTCCAGGCGGCTGGCGTTGGTGGTGATGGCCAGGTGCTCCACGCCGGCCACCGCGGCGATGCCCCGGGCAATTTCCAGGATGTCCGGCCGGGCAAGCGGCTCGCCGCCCGTCAGGCGCACGCGGCGGATGCCCATGCGCGCGAAGACGGAGACGATGCGCTCGAATTCGCCCGCGTTCAGCAGGTCCTTCTTCCCGCCCCACGACGCGGGCGAGCAGTAGGTGCAGCGGAAGTTGCAGCGGTCCGTGATGCTCAGCCGCAAGTAGGTCATGCGCCGCCCCTGCGCGTCACAGAGCGGCGGGGCGAGCGGATTCGGAGCGGGCAGGGGGGCGGTCATCACGGGGCCTTCCGCCTTCATGGATAGCAACCCTGCCGGGGAAAGACACCGCTTCCCGCGGGCAGGCTCAGCCCTCGGTGCCGGACGCGGAGCGGATGACGACGGGCGGCGCCCCAATTGGCGTGGCCGTGCTGCCCACCGGCGGAGAGTCCGGCTCGTCGTCCAGGTCGGTGAGCCGCGCCAGCTCGGACTCCGCCTCGGCGGCGTCCGCGGCGGCCTGCATCGGGTTGAGCTTCTTCTCCGCCATCTGCTTCTTGATGTGGATGAGCCCCTCCTCGCCGATGTCCAGGAACGCCTTCACCACGTCCGGGTCGAACTGCGTGTTGGCGCAGCGCTTGATCTCCTGGATGGCGTTGGCGAACGTCGTGCCCTTGCGGTACGGCCGGTCGCTCGTCATCGCGTCCAGCGTGTCCGCCACCGCGAAGATGCGCGCGCCGATGTGGATCTCATTGCGCTGGAGGTTGCGGGGGTAGCCCGCGCCGTCGTAGCGCTCCTGGTGCGACAGGACGATGTCCGCCGGGGTGGAGAGGAAGGGGATGTTCTGGATCATCTGGAAACCGATTTCCGGATGACGCCGCATCTCCAGCCACTCGTCGGGGGTGAGCTTGCCGGGCTTGAGCAGCACCGCGTCCGGCACGCCGATCTTCCCGATGTCGTGCAGGAGCGCCCCGCGGCCGATCTCCTCCATCTCCTTGCCGCGGATGCCCATGCGGCTGGCGATGGCGCTCGTGTAGCTGACCACGCGCTGGGAGTGGTCGCTCGTCTCGTGCTCGCGCGCGTCCAGGGCCGCCACCAGCGCCAGCAGCGTGTTCTGGTACGTGTTGGCGATGTTGTGCAGCGCGCTGCGCAGCTCGGCGGTGCGGTCGCGCACCTTGCCCTCGAGCTTCTTCTGGTAGCGCTTGCGCGCCATCTCGATGCGCCGCTTGGCGAGCGCACGCTCGATGGCCCGGATCAGGTCGGTGAGCTTGGGTGGCTTGAGCAGGTAGTCCACCGCGCCCCGGCGCAGACAGTCCACGGCGGACTCGGTGTCGCCGTAGCCGGTGAGCATGATGACGGACGTGTCCGGCAGCCGCTCGCGCAGGTTCTCCAGGAGCCACAGCCCGTCGCGGCCCGGCATCTTCATGTCGCTGATGACGAGCGGCGTCTCTTCTTCACCCGCGACGTCGAGCGCCATCTCGGCGCCGTTGGCCACGACGCAGTTGTAGCCCTCCTCACGGAGGAGCACGGAGATGACGTCGCGGACGGAGTCGTCGTCGTCGACGATCAGGATTCTGGGCGGTGCGGGGGGGATGGCTTCCACGGTGGAAGATTCTAGAGGTTTCCAGGGATTAAAGGCGAACGAGTGCGAGAAATCATCACCCCCTCGCCTCCCTGCCATCCAGGGTGGGGTGCGAGCCCTGGCGCCGGGGTGAACGTCCCGGGTTCCCGGCGCATTCCCCGCCTCCGGGAGTAGGGCGGGCAGGCGCCCTGCGTCAGCCGCGCGCCATTGTCCCCCGGTCGTAGCGGAACGGGGAGAGATCCACCGAGGGCTTCTCTCCCAGCACGGCCTGGGCGACGAGCTTGGCGGTGATGGGGGTGAGGAGGATGCCGTTGCGGAAGTGGCCCGTGGCGAGGAACAGGCCGGGCGTGGGCCCTTCTCCGATGTAGGGCAGCGCGTCCTGGGTCCAGGGACGGAAGCCGGCCCACGTCTCCACCACGGGCGCGCTGCCCAGGTCCGGGCAGAGCTCCAGCGCCATGTCGAGGATCCGCGCCAGGCCCGCCGCGGTCACCTGCTTGTCGAAGCCCACGTGCTCCATGGTGCTCCCGGCGATGATCCGCCCGTCCGCGCGCGGCACCAGGTAGCCCTTCGCGGACGTCACCACGCGCTCCAGGAGCGGCAGCCGCGTCTGCAGCTGCACCATCTGTCCTCGCGCCGGGCGCACCGCCTGCGCCGACACGCCCGCACCCTGGACCAGGGACGACCACGAGCCCGCCGCCAGCACCACGGCGTCCGCGCGCAGCACCTCGCCGTCCAGGTCCACGCCCACCGCGCGGCCGTGCTCGTGCACCACGCCGCGCACGTAGCCGCTCTTGAACACAGCACCCACGCGCGCGGCGGCCATGGTGAGCGCGCGCACGAGGAGCCGGTTGTCCACCTGGTGATCATCCGGGAAGTGCGCGGCGCCCACGGCGGTGGGGGACAGGTGCGGCTCCAGCTCGCGCGCGGCCTTGCCGTCGAGCAGCTGGGCGCGCAGCCCCATGCCGTGCTGCCAGCCCACGGTGGACTCCACATGGTGGAGGTCCGCTTCGTCGAACGCGACGCGCAGCAGGCCGCACGGCCGGTACGCGATGTCCACGCCGGAGAGTTCACGCAGCTCGGTGGCGAAGCTCCCGTAGAGGGCGCGGCTTCGCAGGCAGAGCTCGAAGAAGGGGCCCGGTCCGTCGGCCTCCCACTGCGGCGCGAGGATGCCGCCCGCGGCGCTGGAGGCCTCGGCGCCGGGGATGGAGCGCTCCAGCACCGTCACGCGCACACCGGCCTGACGGAGTCTCAGCGCGATGCCGCAGCCCATCACGCCACCGCCCACCACGAGGACGTCGGAGGTTGCCATGCGCCGCTTGTGCTCAAGCGAGCACGGGTTTGCAAGCGTCAAGACAGGCGATGACCTGGGGTGACTTGACGTTGGGGCCTCCAGTCGTTAACCCTAGGGCCGTGCTTTCCACGTCCCTGCATCACCACCATGCGCATCATCGGCCGGCCCATGACGGGACCGTTCGCCGCGCGCATGCCTGGGTGACGCACTAGAACGCACCCACTTCCGGCAGATGCCGCAGTGATCGAAGGCCCGTCCCCCCAGGACGGGCCTTTTTTCGTTTCCACGACCGCAGTCCCCCGAGCCCGACCATGTTGAAGATTGCCCTGCCCAACAAAGGACGTCTGTCCGAGGAAGTGCGCGAGCTGTTCAACGACGCGGGCCTGGAGGTGCGCGCCCGGGGAGAGCGGGCCCTCACCGCGTCCCTGGGCGGCGAGTTCGAGGCCATCTTCGTCCGCGCCCAGGACATCCCGGAGTTCGTCGCGGACGGCGCCGCGCAGGCGGGCGTCACCGGCTGGGACCTGGTGAACGAGGCCGGGCGCGAGCTGGAGCCGCTGATGGACCTGGAGTTCGGCCGCTGCCGGCTGGTGGTGGCCGCGCGCGACGAGAGCGGCATCACCCGCGTGGAGGACGTGAAGGACGGGATGCGGGTGGCCTCGTGCTTCCCTCGACTGACGCAGGCCTTCTTCCAGCAGCGTGGACAGAAGGTGACGGTGGTGCCGGTGAGCGGCGCGGCGGAGATCGCCCCGCACCTGGGCATCGCGGACATCGTGGTGGACCTCACGTCCACGGGCTCCACGCTGAAGATGAACGGCCTGCGGGAGGTGTCCACCGTGCTGGAGTCCAGCGCCCGGCTGGTGGCGTATCCGGGCAACGGCGCGGAGGCCCGGCGCGCGCTGGAGGAGCTGACGCAGGCGCTGGGGTCCGTGCTGGCGGCGCGCGGGCGGCGCTACCTGATGGCCAACGTCCCGAAGTCGTCGCTGGAGCAGGTGCGCGAGGTGCTGCCCGGCCTCAACGGCCCCACGGTGGTGGACGTGATGAACGGGGGCCACTTCGTCGCGGTGCACGCGGTGGTCTCGTCGAAGACGCTCTACCGCACGGTCAACGCGCTGAAGGCGCTGGGCGGGCAGGGCATCCTCGTCACGCGCATCGAGAGGTTGATGGCATGAGCGCTCCGGTCCTCAAGTATCAGGGTGCCCTGTCCGCACTGGATCCCGAAGCGCGGCGGAAGCTGCTGGCGCGCACGGGAGAGTCGGACGCCCAGGTGGCTTCCCGCGTCCAGGCGATCATCGCCCGTGTGCGCGCGGAAGGCGACCGGGCCCTCTTCGACTTCGCTCGCGAGTTCGACCGCGTGGAGTTGCAGGCCCTGGAGGTTCCACGCGCACGGTGGGACGTGGCGCTGGAGTCGATTCCGTCCGGGGTGCGCGAGGCGCTGACCCGCGCGGCGCGCAACATCGCCCGGGCCCACGCGGCGCAGCGGCCCCAGGCCACCGAGGTGGAGACGGAGCGCGGCGTGGTCGTGGGCCGCCGGCCGGATCCGCTGAGCCGGGTCGGCGTGTACGCCCCCGGCGGCCGGGCGGTGTACCCCAGCAGCGTGCTCATGGGCGTGGTCCCCGCGAAGGTGGCGGGCGTGGGCGAGGTCATCGTCTGTTCTCCGCCAGGACCGGACGGTCTGCCGAGCGCGGGCGTGCTCGCGGCGGCGGCATTGGCGGGCGCGGACCGGGTCTTCGCGTTGGGCGGCGCGGGTGCGGTGGCCGCGCTGGCCTATGGCACGCGGAGCGTTCCCCGGGTGGACCGCATCGTCGGACCGGGCAATGCCTACGTGGCGGCGGCGAAGCTCCAGGTGGTGGACGCCGTCGCCATCGACGCTCCCGCGGGCCCGAGCGAGATCCTCGTGGTCGCCGACGCGAGCGCCCAACCGGAGGCCGTGGCGCGCGAGCTGTTGGCCCAGGCGGAGCACGACCCCGAGGCCTGCTGCGTGGCGCTGGTGGTGGGCGCTTCGCTGGCGCAGGCGGTGCGGGACGCAGTGGAGCAGCAGGCCCGCGTCGCGCGGCGCGGGGACATCGTCCTTGCGGCGCTGGGCAGCCGGGGCGCGGTGTTGCGCATCGACTCGCTGGAGGAGGCGTGGCCCTTCGTCGCGGACTTCGCGCCGGAACACCTGCTGCTCGCGACGTCGAAGCCCTCGGAGGACCTGGCACGCGTTCGCAACGCAGGCACGGTGTTCGTGGGACAGCGCGCGTCGGTGGCCTTCGGCGACTACCTCACGGGCGCGAACCACGTGCTGCCCACCGCGGGCCTGGCCCGGGCGTACTCGGGGCTGAGCGTGCTGGACTTCTACCGCTGGACCACGTGGCAACGCGTGACGCCGGAAGCAGCGGCGGCGATGGCTGACGACGTGGGGACGCTGGCGGACAGCGAGGGCCTCTTCGCCCACGCGGCCGCGGCGCGGGCCTGGAGGGCGCCATGATTCCGTTCCGCGACACGTACCGGGACATCCCGCTGTACTCGCCGGCGAAGAAGCCGTGCCGGGTGGACCTGAGCGACAACACCAACCTCTTCGGAGCGCCCCCGTCGGCGGATCGCGTGCTGCGGGAAGAGGGCCTCCTGAAGCTCTCCCGCTATCCCGGCGGCTATGCGCCGGACCTGAAGCGCGCCGTGGCGCGGTACGCGGGCGTCGCGGTGGAGAACGTGACGACGGGCTGCGGCTCGGACGACGTCATCGACTGCGCGCTGCGGGCCTTCCTGGAGCCCGGAGACGTGGTGGCCTTTCCGGACCCCACGTTCGTGATGGTGCCCATGTTCGCCCGGCTGAGCGCGCTCAAGCCGGTGCCCGTGCCGCTGCGGGCGGGTTCGGACCTGGACCTGGACGTGGAGGGCCTGCTCGCCACGGGGGCGAAGCTCATCTACGTGTGCACGCCGAACAACCCCACTGGCACCGTGGCCTCCCGCGCGGCGCTGGAGCGGCTGGTGGATCAGGCGCGGGGCGTGGTGCTCATCGACCAGGCCTATGTGGAGTTCACGCGGGGCGGAGACTTCCTCGACCTGGCGCGGACGCGGCCCAACGTCCTGGTGACGCGCACGATGTCCAAGGCGTTCGGGCTCGCGGGCCTGCGGGTGGGCTGGGGCGTGGGCGCGCCGTCGCTGGTCGCGGAGGTGGAGAAGGCCCGGGGGCCCTACAAGCACACGACGCTGGGCGAGGCCGTGGCGGTGTCCGCGCTCACGGAGGACGTCCCCTGGATGGAGGCCTGCGCGGCGGAGGCCGTGGAGAACCGCGAACGGCTGCGCGGCGGCTTGAGGGCGCTGGGCCTGGAGCCGCTGCCCTCGGAGGGCAACTTCCTCCTCGTCCCCGTGCCGGAAGCGCGGCGGGTGGGCGAAGCGCTGCGGGAGCGCAACGTGAACGTGCGGGTGTTCGAAGGGCTCACGGGCGTGGGCGATGCGCTGCGCATCGGCTGCGGTCCCTGGCCCCTGATGGCTTCAGCGCTGAAGGCGCTCAAGGAGGTGCTGTGATGCGAGTGACCCTGTTCGACTACGGCGCGGGCAACCTGCACTCGCTGATCAAGGCGCTGGCCACCACGCCAGGCGCGGAGGTGCGCGTGCAGGAGGAGCCGTCGCGCGCGCTGGATACGGACGTCCTGGTGCTGCCCGGCGTGGGGGCATTTGGTTCCGCGGCGGCGCGGCTGGCTCCGGGACGCGAGGCGATGCGCAAGGCCCTGGACGCGGGCCTGCCGTGCCTGGGCATCTGCCTGGGCATGCAGCTGCTCTTCGAGGAGAGCGACGAGGGGGCAGGGCAGGGACTCGGCTACTTCCCGGGCCGGGTGACGCGGCTGGCCGCGCGGCATGTCCCCCAGATCGGCTGGAACGACGTGGAGGAGGACCGGGCGCTTAAGTCCGCGCGGCTGTCCACCGTGTACTACGCGCACAGCTTCGTGTGCCGTGCCGTGGAGCCGCGCGAGGTGGTGGGCTGGACGACCCACGAAGGCGACCGGTTCCCCGCCTCCGTGCGGCGCGGCAACGTGCTGGGCGTGCAGTTCCACCCGGAGAAGTCCTCCGACGCGGGCGTGCGCTTCGTGCAGGCGTTCCTCCAGGAGGTGGCCTCGTGATCGCCATCCCGGCCATCGACCTGCGGGAAGGCGCGTGCGTGCAGCTCGTGGGAGGCTCCTACGAGGCGGAGCGCGTGCGCGTGAATGATCCGCTGGATGCCTTGAAGCAGTGGCTCTCGCTGGGCTTCCGCACGTTCCATGTCGTGGACCTGGACGCGGCGCTGGGCAAGGGCTCCAACGCGGATGTGGTGGCGCGGCTGGTGTCGTATGCCCCGGGCCTTACCTTTTCGGTGGGCGGCGGTGTGCGCGAGGCCTGGCGGGTGGAGGCGGTGCTCGCGGGCGGGGCGTCCTCGGTCGTCGTGGGGACCCGCGCCATCGAGGATCTCGCCTGGCTCACCGAGGTCTCGGAGCGCTTCCCGGGCCGCGTGGTGGTCGCCGCGGACGTGAAGGGCCGCGAGGTCGTGACGCGCGGCTGGACGGCCGGCAGCGCGCGCGACATCCGCGACGTGCTGTCCGCGCTGGAGCCCCTGCCGCTGGGCGGGTTGCTCGTCACGGCGGTGCACAAGGAGGGGCAGCTGGGCGGCGTGGACCTGCCGCTGATGGAGGAGGTGGCCCGTTCGAGCCGGCACCGGATCCTTGCCTCCGGCGGCGTGACGACGTTGGAGGACCTGCGCGCGCTGGCGAAGGTGGGCGCGCACGGGGCTGTGGTGGGCATGGCGCTTTACACAGGACGGCTGGATGCGCGCGCGGTCGCGCGGGAGTTCACGGAATGAGCACGGTCACGACGGTCGTCCGGGAAACGAAGGAGACGCAGGTCACGGTGGAGCTGGCGCGCGGCACGGGCGTGGCCCGGGTGGACACGGGCCTCAAGTTCTTCGACCACATGCTCGCCACCTTCGCGCGCTACGCGGGGCTGGACCTGACCCTGCGCGCGCGCGGCGACCTGCGCCACCACCTGATGGAGGACGTGGCCATCACCCTGGGCACCGCCGTCCAGCGCGTCATCCCCGCCACGGCGGCGCGCTACGGCGAGCGCACCCTGCCCATGGACGACGCGCTGGTGCAGGCGTGCCTGGACGCGGGCGGGCGCTTCTACTACCGGGGCCCGCTGAAGAACCGGCTGTACGAGCACTGGATGCGCTCCTTCTGCGAACACTCGCGCATCACGCTCCACCTGCGCGTGCTGCGCGGGAAGGACAGCCACCACCTCACCGAGGCGGCCTTCAAGGCGCTGGGGCTCGCGCTGCGCGACGCGATGGTGGACTCCGGCGTCGTCTTCAGCATGAAGGGCAGCGTCTCCCTGGAGGTGAAGTGATGCTCCGCCGACGGATCATCGTCTGCCTGGACGTGAAGGGCGGCCGCGTGGTGAAGGGCATCCAGTTCGAGGGCCTGCGCGACGTGGGCGACCCGGTGGAGCTGGCGCGGCGCTATGAGGAGGCCGGCGCGGACGAGGTGACGTTCCTGGACATCTCCGCGAGCGCCGAGGAGCGGCAGACGCTGTGGGACCTGGTCCAGCGCACCGCGGAGCGCCTCTTCATCCCGCTCACGGTGGGCGGCGGCGTGCGGACCGTGGAGGACGTGGGGCGCGCGCTGCGGGCCGGCGCGGACAAGGTGAGCATCAACTCCGCGGCCGTGGCCACGCCCGAACTGCTCACCGGCTGCGCGGAGCGCTTCGGCGCCCAGTGCGTCGTGGCCAGCATCGACGCGAAGCGGGAGGGCGACCGCTACCGCGTCTACACGCACGGAGGCCGCCGCCCCACCGACCTGGACGCGGTGGCCTGGGCGAAGGAGTGCGTCCGGCGCGGCGCGGGCGAGGTGCTGCTCACCAGCATCGACCGGGACGGCGCGCGCACGGGCTATGACCTGGACCTGACGCGCGCGGTGGCGGAGGCCGTGGACGTGCCCGTCATCGCCTCCGGCGGCGCGGGCCGCGCGGAGCACGTGCGAGACGCGCTGACGATTGGCGCGGCGGATGCGGCGCTGGTGGCCGGCATCCTCCACGATGGCCTCACCACCGTGGGCGCCTTGAAGGCCCTGCTGAAGGACAACGGCATCTCCATCCGGAGCACGACATGAACGCGGACCCGAGAGATTTGATGGAGGCCGCCGCCGACGTGGCGCGCAAGGCCGGTGACGTGGCGCTGGACTTCTTCCGGCGCGGCATCGCCGTGGACACCAAGAGCGATGGAACGCCCGTGACCGTGGCGGATCGCACCGCCGAGTGGACCGCCCGCGAGTGGCTGGAGGCGCACTTCCCCGAGGACGGCATCCTGGGCGAGGAGTTCGGCGAGTCGCGGCCGGGCGCGAAGCGCCGCTGGATATTGGATCCCATCGACGGCACGAAGACGTTCATCCGGGGCGTGCCGCTGTGGGGCACGCTGGTCGCGGTGGCGGAAGGGGAGAACATCCTCGCGGGCGCGGCCTACTTCCCGGCCGTGAACGAGCTGCTCGTCGCGTCTCCGGGCCTGGGTTGCTTCTGGAACGGCTCCGCGGCGCGCGTGTCGGAGCAGGACTCGCTGGCGCAATCCGTGGTGCTCATCACCGACGAGCGCTTCCTCCAGAACCCCGCGAAGGGCCAGGCGTGGCGGGAGCTGTCCCGGCAGGCGTCCCTCTCCCGCACGTGGGGGGACTGCTACGGCTACCTCCTCGTCGCCACCGGCCGCGCGGAGGCCATGGTGGACGAGGCCCTGTCCCCCTGGGACGCGGCGGCGCTGCAACCCATCATCGAGGAGGCGGGCGGCGTGTTCACCGACTGGAAGGGTACGCGCACGGCGTTCGGCGGTGACGGCATCGCCACCAACGCGGCGCTGGCGAAGCAGGTGCGCGAGGTGCTGGGCAAGGGAGTGCGGCCATGACGCTGGACCTCTCCACGTTGAACTTCGACAAGGGCCAGGGGCTGGTGACGGTGGTGACGCAGGACGCGAGCACCGGCGACGTCCTGATGGTGGCGCACGCCGACCGCGAGGCGCTGGAGCGCACGCTCGCCACGGGCGAGATGCACTACCGCTCCCGCACGCGCGGCCTCTGGCACAAGGGCGCCACCAGCGGGAACACCCAGCAGGTCGTCTCCCTCACCGCGGATTGCGACGGTGACGCGGTGCTCGCGCGCGTGCGGAAGGCCGGCCCCGCGTGCCACACCGGCGAGGAGACCTGCTTCGGTGAAGGCCGCTGGGACACGCTCGCGCACCTGGACGCGACGCTCGCCGCCCGCGCGACGGGCCCCCTGCCGGAGGGCGCGAAGCCCAGCTACACGCGGCGCCTGCTGGAGGACCGGAACCTGCGCCTGAAGAAGCTGGGCGAGGAGGCCGCGGAGCTCGTCACCGCCTGCGCGGACGCGGACAAGCACCGGGCCGCCGAGGAGGCCGCCGACGTGCTCTACCACGTGCTCGTCGCGGTCCGACCCCTGGGCCTGACGCTGGACGACGTGAAGGCCGTCCTCGCCGCGCGCGCACGTCCGAAGGTGCCCTGAAATCCCAGGATTCCCCGGCGTGTCGGTTGCGACCCAGGCGGAGTTGTCCAACTGCACTGCATCCTCACAGCGTGGCTGGCACACAGGCACCCCAAAGGTGCAGGCGTGTGTCCGCTACTCTTCAAGTGCTTCTGTGATCCTGGTACAGATTCCGGTCTGCGACACGGGCCGTGCCCGACGAAGCGGCCCCGTCGTCATCAGCGTTCGCATCCCGGAGGCTTCGTGTCTGCCACGTACCAATCCGAACTCATCGACCGCGTCCTCTTCTCGCGCTGGCACAACCCGCCGACGAAGGATGACGTCCAGGCCATCATGGCGCAGATGGAGGAGGCGACGCAGCGGCTGGGACAGAACGTGCTGTACATCGCGTCCATCAGCCCCAAGGCGAAGGTTCCCGATGCGACCGAGCGCGCGCACCTGAACCAGATGGTGGCCGAGGGCCGCCGCTACTGTGAGCAGTCCTGGCTCGTGTACGAGGGCACGGACCTGCAGCACAACCTCCAGCGCGTCATCATCTCGGGCGTGCTCATCCTCACGCGCACGTTCGACAACTACCTGTCGGTCGCGAAGTCGGCGGACGCCATCGTCAAGGACGTCTCCACCGCCCTGAAGAAGGACGCGACGTCCATCTTCCGCCAGGCGCGCGACCGCGGCCTCATCGCCTGAGACCCACGCGGGCGACGTCGGAGGCCCTCCGACGCCGCGTGCGTGATGGCGCCCGCGCTACCGGGCGCCGATGATCTCCAGCTCCTTCAGCTCCACTCCCGGCCGCTCCGGAAGGACGCTCAGCGCGTCCACGTCGAGCAGGGGGACCGCGGGCTTGCAGATCTCCCACCTGCCCGTGCCGCGGAAGCGGCAGACGGTGGGGTCCACGAAGTACCCCGTGCCTCCCGGCCCAGCGCGCCCCACGCCCTCCGGCGCGCGGACGTGCGCCCGCAGCGAGCCCGGCCCCGTGGCGAGCACCTGGAAGGACACCGCGTACTTCAGCACCGGCGCGTACTCGAGCCGCAGCGTGCCGTCCGAGCCCGAGCCCGTGCCGCTGCTCGCCAGGGGCAGCTTCACCCCCGACAGCTCGTCCCGGTCGAACGCGCGGAACGCGTCTCCCGGCCCCGTCGGGTGATCCGGTTCGATGGGCTTCGTCTCCACCGCGCCCTGCGTGTGCAGCGTCGCCAGCTGGGGTGCTCGCGAGCCCTGCTGCACCGCCGCCGCGTTCAGGAGCGGGGCGGGCAGCTGCCCCGTCTTCACACAGGTGGGAGCCAGCGTCTCCAGCAGCGCCAGGAGCGGCGGCTCCACGGTCGCTCCCGTCAGGGCCGCGGGCCCCACGGCCTGGCGCACGAGCTCCTGGCAGGTCGCGCCCAGGGCGGGCCCCGCGTGCTCCAGGCTCCACTGCGCCTCCTGCAGGGCAGGGTTCCCCCGGTTCGCGGCCTCCTGCAACGCGTGCGTCACGGCCTGGCCGCAGGGATTGTCGTCCGGCGCACAGCGCTCACAGAGGGTGGCGAGCAGCTCGCGGGGCAGGCCGTCCTTCGCGGTGAGGGGCGCGCGGGAGGCCAGGGCAGGGCCCCTCGCGCAGGCGGCGGCGGGAGGGGTGGGACAGTCGCCGAGCTGCCGGCGCGCATCGCTCCAGGCGGTCCCTGCATCCGCAGAGGTGCCTCCGTCGGACGCGAGCAGGTCCCCGAGGACGGCGTCCAGGCTCCGGCACGCGGCGGGGCCCAGGTCGGGCGGGGTGAGCCTCACCGGCGTCGCGGCCGGTGGCTGCCCGGGGGCCGGAGCGGGCGGGGTTTGATGCGACACGTAATAGAGGCGGGCGAACGCCAGCAGCGCTACTAGCATCAAGAGAAGCGTGTGGAGCGGGAAGCGACGCACGAGCAAACTCCTTGATTCCAACCGGGACCGGGGGTTATCAGCGCCCGCGAGTTCCATCCGCAAAAATGACCGGAGGCGTGTGTGGCTGAGACTTTCGACGTGGTGATCATCGGCTCGGGTCCTGGCGGCTATGTGGGCGCCATCCGCGCGGCCCAGCTCGGGCTGAAGACGGCCATCATCGAAAAGGACAAGCGCCTGGGCGGGACGTGTCTGCACCGCGGGTGCATCCCCACCAAGTCGCTCCTGTGGACGGCGTCGCTCTTCCACCACATCAAGGAGTCGTCCGACTTCGGCATCGACGTGGCGAACCCCACCGTGAACTGGGCCAACGCCCAGAAGCACAAGGACAAGGTCGTCACCAAGGGTGCCAACGGCATCGACTTCCTGATGAAGAAGAACAAGATCACCGTGGTGAAGGGCCACGGCCGCATC includes:
- a CDS encoding 1-(5-phosphoribosyl)-5-[(5-phosphoribosylamino)methylideneamino] imidazole-4-carboxamide isomerase yields the protein MIAIPAIDLREGACVQLVGGSYEAERVRVNDPLDALKQWLSLGFRTFHVVDLDAALGKGSNADVVARLVSYAPGLTFSVGGGVREAWRVEAVLAGGASSVVVGTRAIEDLAWLTEVSERFPGRVVVAADVKGREVVTRGWTAGSARDIRDVLSALEPLPLGGLLVTAVHKEGQLGGVDLPLMEEVARSSRHRILASGGVTTLEDLRALAKVGAHGAVVGMALYTGRLDARAVAREFTE
- a CDS encoding DofB protein — protein: MSATYQSELIDRVLFSRWHNPPTKDDVQAIMAQMEEATQRLGQNVLYIASISPKAKVPDATERAHLNQMVAEGRRYCEQSWLVYEGTDLQHNLQRVIISGVLILTRTFDNYLSVAKSADAIVKDVSTALKKDATSIFRQARDRGLIA
- the hisF gene encoding imidazole glycerol phosphate synthase subunit HisF yields the protein MLRRRIIVCLDVKGGRVVKGIQFEGLRDVGDPVELARRYEEAGADEVTFLDISASAEERQTLWDLVQRTAERLFIPLTVGGGVRTVEDVGRALRAGADKVSINSAAVATPELLTGCAERFGAQCVVASIDAKREGDRYRVYTHGGRRPTDLDAVAWAKECVRRGAGEVLLTSIDRDGARTGYDLDLTRAVAEAVDVPVIASGGAGRAEHVRDALTIGAADAALVAGILHDGLTTVGALKALLKDNGISIRSTT
- the hisN gene encoding histidinol-phosphatase, whose amino-acid sequence is MNADPRDLMEAAADVARKAGDVALDFFRRGIAVDTKSDGTPVTVADRTAEWTAREWLEAHFPEDGILGEEFGESRPGAKRRWILDPIDGTKTFIRGVPLWGTLVAVAEGENILAGAAYFPAVNELLVASPGLGCFWNGSAARVSEQDSLAQSVVLITDERFLQNPAKGQAWRELSRQASLSRTWGDCYGYLLVATGRAEAMVDEALSPWDAAALQPIIEEAGGVFTDWKGTRTAFGGDGIATNAALAKQVREVLGKGVRP
- the hisIE gene encoding bifunctional phosphoribosyl-AMP cyclohydrolase/phosphoribosyl-ATP diphosphatase HisIE is translated as MTLDLSTLNFDKGQGLVTVVTQDASTGDVLMVAHADREALERTLATGEMHYRSRTRGLWHKGATSGNTQQVVSLTADCDGDAVLARVRKAGPACHTGEETCFGEGRWDTLAHLDATLAARATGPLPEGAKPSYTRRLLEDRNLRLKKLGEEAAELVTACADADKHRAAEEAADVLYHVLVAVRPLGLTLDDVKAVLAARARPKVP
- a CDS encoding imidazoleglycerol-phosphate dehydratase, with protein sequence MSTVTTVVRETKETQVTVELARGTGVARVDTGLKFFDHMLATFARYAGLDLTLRARGDLRHHLMEDVAITLGTAVQRVIPATAARYGERTLPMDDALVQACLDAGGRFYYRGPLKNRLYEHWMRSFCEHSRITLHLRVLRGKDSHHLTEAAFKALGLALRDAMVDSGVVFSMKGSVSLEVK